The Streptomyces phaeolivaceus genome has a window encoding:
- a CDS encoding SpoIIE family protein phosphatase produces the protein MRSRKVTHGDAPAYALDGAATARAAMDGDGTIVEWNEGARRLLGWPAAEVVGRPAEELLAPGGAFLPPSPGSRSWNGTLALRHRDGRTVTAWLLAHHRGMKDGDGGGSWLVLCPLDDPGPLVRDDPLAAAVMVQSPCAMAVFDDRLRLRGINAVMADAVGMPEDNLRGLHMSEILGGRQGEKLEQHLREVLALGRRRDVQTFLRAADEDRAHAWSAAIAPITDDSGVPIGVCVTGHDITEQYLARQRLQLVNEASIRIGTTLDVRRTAQELADVCVPVLADFVSVDLMQSLDHGDEPHEGPLSAPFTLRRAAHRSVTPGCPEAVVEVGRTDVYPATSPQAASLVVGHTIVATDPANTLVDWLAWDPIRSSRVKELGVHTTMSVPIRARGTTLGVAVLTRFKRTDPYTADDELLAEEVTARAAVCIDNARRYSRERETALALQRSLLPQTLPRMPALEAASRYLPAAQAGVGGDWFDVIPLSGMRVAMVVGDVVGHGVQASATMGRLRTAVRTLADVDLAPDELLTHLDDLVVRLSAEAGSEGVTGEVGATCLYAVYDPVTRRCTFARAGHPPPVVLDPDGRPMEVEVPSGQPLGLGGLPFESAELELPEGTLIALYTDGLIETRDRDIDAGQELLAEALSGRTGPLDDICQQVVQSLLPANGAPDDVALLLARTRGLRAERVATWSIPADPAFVARTRQYVLTQMALWGISESAFTAELVVSELVTNAIRHGAPPIQLRLIHDDTTLICEVSDGSGTAPHLRRAKTFDEGGRGLLLVAQLTQRWGSRHTEDGKTIWAELTLSEE, from the coding sequence ATGAGGAGCCGCAAGGTAACGCACGGTGATGCCCCTGCGTATGCCCTGGACGGTGCCGCCACGGCGCGGGCGGCCATGGACGGCGACGGCACGATCGTCGAATGGAACGAGGGCGCGCGCCGTCTGCTGGGCTGGCCCGCGGCGGAGGTCGTGGGACGCCCCGCCGAGGAGCTGCTCGCCCCGGGGGGCGCTTTCCTGCCGCCCTCGCCGGGCAGCCGCAGCTGGAACGGCACGCTCGCGCTGCGTCACCGCGACGGTCGTACGGTGACCGCGTGGCTGCTCGCCCACCACCGGGGCATGAAGGACGGCGACGGCGGCGGCAGCTGGCTGGTTCTGTGTCCGCTGGACGATCCCGGCCCGCTGGTGCGGGACGATCCGCTCGCGGCGGCCGTCATGGTCCAGTCGCCGTGCGCGATGGCCGTCTTCGACGACCGGCTCAGACTGCGCGGCATCAACGCCGTGATGGCCGACGCCGTGGGCATGCCCGAGGACAACCTCCGGGGCCTGCACATGTCCGAGATCCTGGGCGGTCGCCAGGGCGAGAAGCTGGAGCAGCATCTGCGCGAGGTGCTCGCCCTCGGCCGCCGCAGGGATGTGCAGACCTTCCTGCGGGCCGCCGACGAGGACCGCGCGCACGCCTGGTCGGCGGCGATCGCCCCGATCACGGACGACTCCGGGGTACCGATCGGGGTCTGTGTCACCGGGCACGACATCACCGAGCAGTACCTCGCACGGCAGCGCCTGCAGCTGGTGAACGAGGCGAGCATCCGTATCGGCACCACCCTCGACGTGCGGCGCACCGCGCAGGAGCTGGCCGATGTGTGCGTCCCGGTCCTCGCCGACTTCGTCAGCGTCGACCTCATGCAGTCCCTGGACCACGGCGACGAACCGCACGAGGGCCCGCTCTCCGCGCCCTTCACCCTGCGCCGCGCCGCCCACCGGTCGGTCACCCCGGGCTGCCCCGAGGCGGTCGTCGAGGTGGGCCGCACCGACGTCTACCCGGCCACCTCCCCGCAGGCGGCGTCCCTGGTGGTCGGCCACACCATCGTGGCGACGGACCCGGCCAACACCCTCGTGGACTGGCTGGCCTGGGACCCCATACGCAGCTCACGGGTCAAGGAGCTGGGCGTCCACACCACCATGTCGGTGCCGATCCGGGCCCGGGGCACCACCCTCGGCGTGGCCGTCCTCACCCGCTTCAAGCGGACCGACCCGTACACCGCCGACGACGAGCTGCTCGCCGAGGAGGTGACGGCCAGGGCCGCCGTCTGCATCGACAACGCCCGCCGCTACTCCCGCGAACGCGAGACCGCGCTCGCCCTCCAGCGCAGCCTGCTCCCGCAGACCCTCCCCCGGATGCCCGCCCTGGAGGCCGCCTCCCGGTACCTTCCGGCGGCGCAGGCCGGGGTCGGCGGTGACTGGTTCGACGTGATCCCGCTCTCCGGGATGCGGGTCGCCATGGTCGTCGGCGACGTCGTCGGCCACGGCGTCCAGGCCTCCGCCACCATGGGCCGGCTGCGGACCGCCGTCCGCACCCTCGCCGACGTCGACCTCGCCCCCGACGAACTGCTCACCCACCTCGACGACCTCGTCGTACGGCTGTCCGCGGAGGCCGGCAGCGAGGGCGTCACCGGTGAGGTGGGCGCCACCTGCCTGTACGCCGTGTACGACCCGGTGACCCGCCGCTGCACCTTCGCCCGTGCCGGGCATCCGCCGCCCGTCGTGCTGGACCCGGACGGACGGCCGATGGAGGTGGAAGTGCCGTCGGGACAGCCCCTGGGCCTCGGCGGACTGCCCTTCGAGTCCGCCGAACTGGAACTGCCCGAGGGCACCCTCATCGCCCTCTACACCGACGGTCTGATCGAGACCCGGGACCGGGACATCGACGCCGGTCAGGAACTGCTCGCCGAGGCGCTCTCCGGCCGTACGGGCCCACTGGACGACATCTGCCAGCAGGTCGTCCAGTCCCTGCTGCCCGCGAACGGCGCCCCCGACGACGTGGCGCTGCTGCTGGCCCGGACCCGGGGGCTCAGGGCGGAGCGGGTCGCGACCTGGTCGATACCCGCCGACCCCGCGTTCGTCGCCCGCACCCGCCAGTACGTGCTGACGCAGATGGCGCTCTGGGGCATCAGCGAGTCGGCGTTCACGGCCGAGCTGGTGGTGAGCGAGCTGGTCACCAACGCCATCCGGCACGGCGCCCCGCCGATCCAGCTGCGCCTGATCCACGACGACACCACGCTGATCTGCGAGGTGTCCGACGGCAGCGGCACCGCCCCGCATCTGCGCCGTGCCAAGACCTTCGACGAGGGCGGACGCGGACTGCTGCTGGTGGCCCAGCTGACCCAGCGGTGGGGCAGCCGGCACACCGAGGACGGCAAGACGATCTGGGCGGAGCTGACGCTGTCGGAGGAGTGA
- a CDS encoding glycoside hydrolase family 2 TIM barrel-domain containing protein yields MTVTRRSLLLAGTSAPMVGAPAGTAAAAPRARPASTGRTLPLRDGWRFALVDPGGITDPTGEYADASKPGYDDSAWRRVAVPHDWSIELAPTTRHGTTSGTGFFPGGLGWYRTTFTLPPALAGKRISVEFDGVYMDSYVHCNGTEVGRHPYGYTGFAFDLTDLLHTDGATANVIAVKVQNRLPSSRWYSGSGIYREARLVVTDPVHVPRWGTHVTTPDLTEERALVRVRTRVVNASEGTADVEVVSRIVDARGRTVARTSSAVAVTGTATETHELTVREPRLWDFADPHRYTLRTELRVGGTTTDIHRTPFGIRSFRFDPEEGFHLNGTAHKIRGVDLHHDLGALGAAVSADAIRRQMTIMKSMGVNAFRTSHNPPSPEMIEVCEELGIVMTVEAFDCWRSPKTRYDYGRFFDEWADRDVTEMVLAARNSPAVLMWSIGNEVSEFTSTAGLAMADRLIAAVKASDDTRPIVIGSHRHRSVPAPGTPGDLILAKLDGLGLNYNTAKSVDALHARYPHLFLFESESSSETSTRGVYQEPERLNTGENHTPGRRGVSSYDNNLASWTMSGEYGHKKDRDRKWFAGQFLWSGIDYIGEPTPYDVFPVKASFFGAVDTAGFPKDMYHLFRSQWIDEPMVHLLPMTWNHTEGDTVEVWAYSNVATVELFLNGKSLGTRRFDEKKTLDGRPYLETTEATGDDKTFTDGPYPGSYTSPNGSAGKLHLTWKVPYAPGELKAVARRNGRTVATDVLRTSGRPHAVRLTADRKSLAADGRSLVFVTAEIVDARGVVVPDAEHPIAFDVRGGSLAGLDNGREESAERYQAATRTAFGGKALAIVRAGTEPGPVKVTARVAGLRTGKVGVRATPARDTSTTPATAFEPDHPPIVNHPYADASYSGRPDTLPAAMLDGDPATGWSNGFLKAATALLPVFGGARPEDWVSVDWGRPGTVDRVEVSFTVDAGHTLPETVAVEVWDGGRYVPAEGVKTDWATASDTPTAITFAPVRGSRIRLTLTSRHPGETRGAVRISRLDVLAV; encoded by the coding sequence ATGACCGTCACCCGCAGATCCTTACTCCTCGCGGGCACCTCCGCCCCGATGGTGGGAGCGCCGGCGGGCACCGCGGCCGCCGCGCCCCGGGCGCGACCCGCGTCCACCGGCCGGACCCTCCCGCTCCGCGACGGCTGGCGCTTCGCCCTCGTCGACCCGGGCGGCATCACCGACCCGACCGGCGAGTACGCCGACGCCTCGAAGCCCGGCTACGACGACTCCGCGTGGCGCCGGGTCGCGGTCCCGCACGACTGGTCCATCGAACTCGCCCCGACCACCCGGCACGGCACCACCAGCGGCACCGGCTTCTTCCCCGGCGGCCTCGGCTGGTACCGCACCACGTTCACCCTGCCGCCCGCCCTCGCCGGGAAGCGGATCTCGGTGGAGTTCGACGGCGTCTACATGGACTCGTACGTCCACTGCAACGGCACCGAGGTCGGCCGCCACCCCTACGGCTACACCGGCTTCGCCTTCGACCTCACCGACCTGCTGCACACCGACGGCGCCACCGCGAACGTCATCGCGGTCAAGGTCCAGAACCGGCTGCCCAGCAGCCGCTGGTACTCCGGCAGCGGCATCTACCGCGAGGCCCGCCTCGTCGTCACCGACCCCGTGCACGTGCCGCGTTGGGGCACCCACGTCACCACACCGGACCTCACCGAGGAGCGCGCCCTCGTCCGCGTCCGCACCCGCGTCGTCAACGCCTCCGAAGGCACGGCGGACGTCGAGGTCGTCTCCCGGATCGTCGACGCCCGCGGCCGTACGGTCGCCCGGACGTCCTCCGCGGTCGCCGTCACCGGCACCGCGACCGAGACCCATGAACTGACCGTCCGCGAACCGAGGTTGTGGGACTTCGCGGACCCGCACCGCTACACCCTCAGGACCGAGCTGCGCGTCGGCGGCACCACCACCGACATCCACCGCACCCCCTTCGGCATCCGCTCCTTCCGCTTCGACCCCGAAGAGGGCTTCCACCTCAACGGCACCGCCCACAAGATCAGGGGCGTCGACCTCCACCACGACCTGGGCGCGCTCGGCGCCGCCGTCAGCGCCGACGCGATCCGCCGCCAGATGACGATCATGAAGTCGATGGGCGTCAACGCCTTCCGCACCTCCCACAACCCGCCCTCCCCGGAGATGATCGAGGTCTGCGAGGAACTGGGCATCGTGATGACGGTCGAGGCCTTCGACTGCTGGCGGAGCCCCAAGACCCGCTACGACTACGGCCGTTTCTTCGACGAGTGGGCCGACCGGGACGTCACCGAGATGGTGCTCGCGGCCCGCAACTCGCCCGCCGTCCTCATGTGGTCCATCGGCAACGAGGTCTCCGAGTTCACCTCCACCGCCGGCCTCGCCATGGCGGACCGGCTGATCGCCGCCGTCAAGGCCTCCGACGACACCCGCCCCATCGTCATCGGCTCCCACCGCCATCGCAGCGTCCCCGCCCCCGGCACCCCCGGCGATCTGATCCTCGCCAAGCTCGACGGCCTCGGCCTCAACTACAACACCGCCAAGTCCGTGGACGCCCTGCACGCCCGCTACCCGCACCTGTTCCTCTTCGAGTCGGAGTCCTCCTCGGAGACCTCGACCCGAGGCGTCTACCAGGAGCCGGAGCGCCTCAACACCGGCGAGAACCACACCCCCGGCAGACGGGGCGTCTCCTCGTACGACAACAACCTCGCCTCCTGGACCATGAGCGGCGAGTACGGACACAAGAAGGACCGCGACCGGAAGTGGTTCGCCGGGCAGTTCCTCTGGTCCGGCATCGACTACATCGGCGAGCCCACCCCGTACGACGTCTTCCCGGTGAAGGCGTCCTTCTTCGGCGCCGTCGACACGGCCGGTTTCCCGAAGGACATGTACCACCTCTTCCGGAGCCAGTGGATCGACGAGCCCATGGTCCATCTGCTGCCGATGACCTGGAACCACACCGAGGGCGACACCGTGGAGGTGTGGGCCTACTCCAACGTCGCCACCGTCGAGCTGTTCCTCAACGGAAAGTCCCTCGGGACAAGGAGGTTCGACGAGAAGAAGACCCTCGACGGCCGCCCCTACCTGGAGACCACCGAGGCCACCGGCGACGACAAGACCTTCACCGACGGCCCCTACCCCGGCAGTTACACCAGCCCCAACGGCAGCGCGGGCAAGCTCCACCTCACCTGGAAAGTGCCCTACGCGCCGGGCGAGTTGAAGGCCGTGGCGCGCCGGAACGGCAGGACCGTCGCCACCGACGTCCTGCGCACGTCCGGCCGGCCGCACGCCGTACGTCTCACGGCCGACCGCAAGTCCCTGGCGGCGGACGGACGTTCGCTGGTCTTCGTCACCGCCGAGATCGTCGACGCCCGGGGCGTGGTGGTGCCCGACGCCGAGCATCCGATCGCCTTCGACGTACGGGGCGGCTCCCTCGCCGGGCTCGACAACGGCCGCGAGGAGAGCGCCGAGCGCTACCAGGCCGCCACCCGGACGGCCTTCGGAGGCAAGGCGCTCGCGATCGTCCGCGCCGGGACCGAGCCGGGGCCGGTGAAGGTGACGGCCCGGGTGGCGGGACTGCGGACCGGGAAGGTGGGCGTCCGGGCCACGCCGGCGCGCGACACGTCGACCACTCCGGCCACCGCGTTCGAGCCGGACCACCCGCCCATCGTCAACCACCCCTACGCCGACGCCAGTTACTCCGGCCGCCCGGACACCCTGCCCGCCGCCATGCTCGACGGCGACCCCGCCACCGGCTGGTCCAACGGCTTCCTCAAGGCGGCCACCGCCCTGCTGCCGGTGTTCGGCGGGGCGCGGCCCGAGGACTGGGTGTCGGTCGACTGGGGGAGGCCCGGGACGGTGGACCGGGTCGAGGTCTCCTTCACCGTCGACGCCGGGCACACCCTGCCCGAGACCGTCGCGGTCGAGGTGTGGGACGGCGGACGGTACGTCCCGGCCGAGGGCGTGAAGACCGACTGGGCCACCGCCTCCGACACCCCCACGGCGATCACCTTCGCCCCGGTGCGCGGCAGCCGGATCCGACTCACGCTGACCAGCCGCCATCCGGGCGAGACACGCGGCGCGGTACGGATCAGCAGGCTGGACGTTCTCGCGGTCTGA
- a CDS encoding glycoside hydrolase family 9 protein — translation MKRRRTTLLALTGLLAAALTALPTGPAQAEEVEQVENGGFDTTTAPWWTTGNVTAGLTDGRLCAEIPGGTTNRWDAAVGQNDITLVKGESYRFSFSASGTPQGNILRAIVGLSVAPYDTYFEVSPQLNVSGDSYSYTFTSPVDTAQGQVGFQVGGNANPFTFCMDDISLLGGVPPEVYEPDTGPRVRVNQVAYLPAGPKNATLVTDATAKLPWQLRSSSGAVVAHGQTVPRGLDASSGQNVHSLDFGAYRKRGTGLTLVVDGETSRPFDIDPAAYERLRLDSLKYYYTQRSGTPISDDLRPGYGRAAGHVDVAPNQGDGNVPCQPGVCDYRLDVTGGWYDAGDHGKYVVNGGISTWEVLSTYERDLYARTGKSGKLGDGSLDIPESGNKVPDLLDEVRWELDFLLRMQVPQGKPLAGMAHHKIHDEQWTGLPLMPADDPQKRELHPPSTAATLNLAATAAQAARLYRPHDPAFAAKALTAARTAWTAAKEHPAVYASESDGVGGGTYSDNNVTDEFYWAAAQLYLTTGEKAFQEYVLASPVHTADIFGPVGFDWARTAAAGRLDLATVPSKLPGRDKVRQSVIKAADSYLATLKAHPYGMPYAPGGNLYDWGSNHQILNNAVVIATAYDISGASKYREGALQSMDYLFGRNALNISYVTGYGEVDARNQHSRWYAHQLDPNQPNPPVGTLAGGPNSSIQDPYAQSKLQGCVGQFCYIDDIQSWSTNEHTINWNAALARMASFVADQI, via the coding sequence GTGAAACGACGCAGAACCACCCTGCTCGCCCTGACGGGCCTCCTGGCGGCGGCGCTCACCGCGCTGCCCACCGGCCCGGCCCAGGCCGAGGAGGTCGAACAGGTCGAGAACGGCGGCTTCGACACCACCACCGCCCCCTGGTGGACGACCGGCAATGTCACCGCCGGCCTCACCGACGGCCGCCTGTGCGCCGAGATCCCCGGCGGCACCACCAACCGCTGGGACGCCGCCGTCGGCCAGAACGACATCACCCTCGTCAAGGGCGAGTCGTACCGGTTCAGCTTCTCCGCCTCCGGCACACCCCAGGGCAACATCCTGCGGGCGATCGTCGGTCTGTCGGTGGCCCCGTACGACACCTACTTCGAGGTCAGCCCGCAGCTGAACGTCTCGGGCGACTCGTACTCCTACACCTTCACCTCGCCCGTCGACACCGCACAGGGCCAGGTCGGCTTCCAAGTGGGCGGCAACGCCAACCCGTTCACCTTCTGCATGGACGACATCTCACTGCTCGGCGGCGTGCCGCCGGAGGTGTACGAACCCGACACCGGGCCCCGGGTGCGCGTCAACCAGGTCGCCTATCTGCCCGCCGGGCCGAAGAACGCCACGCTGGTCACCGACGCCACGGCGAAACTGCCCTGGCAGCTGAGGAGTTCCTCCGGCGCGGTGGTCGCGCACGGGCAGACCGTCCCGCGAGGCCTCGACGCCTCCTCCGGGCAGAACGTCCACTCGCTCGACTTCGGCGCGTACCGTAAGCGCGGCACCGGTCTCACGCTGGTCGTGGACGGCGAGACCAGCCGCCCGTTCGACATCGACCCGGCCGCCTACGAGCGCCTCCGGCTCGACTCGCTGAAGTACTACTACACCCAGCGCAGCGGCACCCCGATCAGCGACGACCTGCGCCCCGGCTACGGCCGCGCCGCGGGCCATGTCGACGTCGCGCCCAACCAGGGCGACGGAAATGTGCCCTGCCAGCCCGGTGTCTGCGACTACCGGCTCGATGTGACCGGCGGCTGGTACGACGCCGGCGACCACGGCAAGTACGTCGTCAACGGCGGCATCTCCACCTGGGAGGTGCTGAGCACCTACGAGCGCGACCTGTACGCCCGCACCGGGAAGTCCGGGAAGCTCGGCGACGGCTCGCTCGACATCCCGGAGAGCGGCAACAAGGTCCCCGACCTCCTCGACGAGGTGCGCTGGGAGCTGGACTTCCTGCTGCGGATGCAGGTGCCGCAGGGCAAGCCGCTCGCGGGCATGGCCCACCACAAGATCCATGACGAGCAGTGGACCGGCCTGCCCCTGATGCCCGCCGACGACCCGCAGAAGCGCGAACTGCACCCGCCGAGCACCGCCGCCACCCTGAACCTGGCCGCGACCGCCGCCCAGGCGGCCCGCCTCTACCGCCCCCACGACCCCGCCTTCGCCGCCAAGGCCCTCACCGCGGCCCGCACGGCCTGGACGGCGGCCAAGGAGCACCCGGCCGTGTACGCCTCCGAGAGCGACGGCGTCGGCGGCGGCACCTACTCCGACAACAACGTCACCGACGAGTTCTACTGGGCGGCGGCCCAGCTCTATCTGACCACCGGTGAGAAGGCCTTCCAGGAGTACGTCCTCGCCTCACCCGTGCACACCGCCGACATCTTCGGCCCCGTCGGCTTCGACTGGGCCCGCACCGCCGCCGCGGGACGCCTCGACCTCGCGACCGTGCCGAGCAAACTGCCCGGCCGCGACAAGGTCCGCCAGTCCGTGATCAAGGCCGCCGACAGCTACCTGGCCACCCTCAAGGCCCACCCGTACGGCATGCCGTACGCACCGGGCGGCAACCTCTACGACTGGGGCTCCAACCACCAGATCCTCAACAACGCGGTCGTCATCGCCACGGCGTACGACATCAGCGGGGCGTCGAAGTACCGCGAGGGCGCGCTGCAGAGCATGGACTACCTCTTCGGCCGCAACGCCCTGAACATCTCCTACGTCACCGGATACGGCGAGGTCGACGCCCGCAACCAGCACAGCCGCTGGTACGCCCACCAGCTCGACCCGAACCAGCCCAACCCGCCGGTCGGCACCCTCGCCGGCGGCCCGAACTCCTCCATCCAGGACCCCTACGCACAGAGCAAACTCCAGGGCTGCGTCGGCCAGTTCTGCTACATCGACGACATCCAGTCCTGGTCGACCAACGAACACACGATCAACTGGAACGCGGCGCTGGCCCGTATGGCGTCGTTCGTGGCGGACCAGATCTGA
- a CDS encoding toxin Doc, translating into MASVIHIDVPWLLQRHEEVMPEQPTINDFSALVAAVARHRVDPPRLGVDSDPAWRAAALLHTLAVLKPLPAANARFACATAVAYMFVSGVGIDPPYGALVDLARDLLSGTTDVYGAADRLRSWQI; encoded by the coding sequence ATGGCATCCGTCATCCATATCGACGTGCCCTGGCTGCTCCAGCGGCATGAAGAGGTCATGCCCGAGCAGCCCACCATCAACGACTTCTCCGCGCTCGTCGCCGCCGTCGCCCGGCACCGCGTGGACCCGCCGCGCCTCGGTGTCGACTCCGACCCGGCCTGGCGGGCCGCCGCGCTGCTGCACACCCTCGCGGTGCTCAAGCCCCTGCCGGCCGCCAACGCCCGTTTCGCCTGCGCGACGGCGGTGGCGTACATGTTCGTCAGCGGTGTCGGCATCGACCCGCCGTACGGGGCGCTCGTGGATCTCGCGCGCGATCTGCTCTCCGGGACGACCGATGTCTACGGGGCGGCGGACCGGCTGCGGTCCTGGCAGATCTGA